The proteins below are encoded in one region of Clostridium pasteurianum DSM 525 = ATCC 6013:
- a CDS encoding multidrug effflux MFS transporter yields MITEEKMDNDSIKAQKYLGSRGFVIFIAFLSAFVPLSTDLYLPALPRMVESFQTTIGLLNMTLILFFIFYAVGMLLWGPLSDKYGRRPILLTGLSIYTLSSTLCALAGSVHMLIIFRILQAIGSGAVVSVSVATIKDSYNGRKRVAILAVVQSMAMLAPVIAPVIGAVILKLFSWHGVFWILSIVGVIALIGGILMQETIPSHSNENIFRTVARIGVVIKNPRYTVLLVIFAIQMLPLLAYISVSSYIYIDGFGLSEQVYSYFYAFNAIFSVLAPLFYMRISTYCKNTLIIMTSFAIIIISGILIITIGRFSPWLFALSILPATLGGNIIRPPSTNLILEQQQSDTGTASSLMSFSYTIMGSIGMMLISLSSGNRIFTMGFMYIIIGGISLIGWVLVQKKAFINNI; encoded by the coding sequence ATGATTACAGAAGAAAAAATGGATAATGATAGTATAAAGGCACAAAAATATTTAGGAAGTAGAGGATTTGTAATATTTATTGCTTTTTTAAGTGCATTTGTTCCTCTATCTACAGATTTATATCTTCCAGCACTTCCACGGATGGTAGAAAGTTTCCAAACTACTATTGGATTGTTAAACATGACTCTAATTTTATTTTTTATATTTTACGCAGTTGGAATGCTTTTATGGGGTCCTTTAAGTGATAAGTATGGAAGACGGCCCATATTGTTGACAGGACTTAGTATTTATACTTTGTCAAGTACACTATGTGCTCTAGCGGGATCCGTACATATGCTTATTATATTTAGAATTTTACAAGCAATTGGCAGTGGGGCAGTTGTTTCTGTATCAGTAGCAACTATAAAAGATTCTTACAATGGTAGAAAGCGTGTAGCTATATTGGCAGTTGTACAGTCTATGGCAATGCTGGCACCAGTTATTGCACCGGTTATTGGTGCTGTAATACTTAAACTTTTCTCTTGGCACGGAGTATTTTGGATATTGTCTATTGTGGGAGTTATAGCTTTAATAGGCGGTATTTTGATGCAGGAGACAATTCCAAGTCATAGTAATGAAAATATTTTCAGAACGGTCGCAAGAATAGGGGTTGTAATTAAAAATCCTAGATATACAGTTTTATTAGTAATATTTGCAATTCAGATGCTGCCTCTATTAGCATATATTTCTGTATCTTCTTATATTTATATAGATGGTTTTGGATTAAGTGAACAGGTGTATAGTTATTTCTATGCATTTAATGCTATATTTTCAGTACTGGCACCATTATTTTATATGAGAATATCAACTTATTGTAAAAATACACTTATAATTATGACTTCCTTTGCAATAATAATTATAAGTGGTATATTAATTATCACTATAGGAAGATTTTCACCTTGGTTATTTGCATTATCAATTTTGCCTGCTACTTTGGGTGGAAATATAATAAGACCACCAAGCACTAATTTGATACTTGAACAACAGCAGAGTGACACGGGCACAGCCTCATCACTTATGAGTTTTTCCTATACGATTATGGGAAGTATAGGTATGATGCTTATCTCTTTAAGTTCTGGAAATAGAATTTTTACAATGGGATTTATGTATATAATTATTGGGGGAATTAGTTTAATAGGTTGGGTATTAGTGCAGAAGAAAGCTTTTATAAATAATATTTAA